A segment of the Paracoccus suum genome:
CCGGGGGCCACCGCCCAGTTGACGATGTAATCGCGCACCGCCGAGGCGAGCATGACGCCCGGCACGTCGTTGCAGACAAAGGCGAGCGGCCGTTCCACCGCGCCGGTCGCGGTCACCACCCGTCCGGCCCGGATGCGCCACAGCCGCTGGCGCGGCAGGCCGGCGTTGGGGTCGTGATCGGCAATCGCCTCGCGCGCCAGCAGGTAGCCGTGATCGTAGAGGCCGGTCGCCATGGTACGGCGGCGCAGCGTGACGTTCGGCAGATCGCGCAGTTCTGCCAGCAACGCGTCGATGCGGGCCTGGCCGTCCGGGTGATCGACGGGGGTACGGCCGCCCCAGTGCCCCTCCTGCTCGAGGACCAGCACGCGGTCGCCGGTGGCGGCGGCCTCGCGCGCCGCAGTCAGCCCGGCGATGCCGCCGCCGACGATCACCACCTCGGCAAAGTCATAGGCCTGCTCGTAGCGGTCCGGATCGGCCTCGGTCGGCGCCTTCCCGAGGCCGGCGGCCCGGCGTATCACCGGCTCGAACACATGCTTCCAGAACGGACGCGGGTGCATGAAGGTCTTGTAGTAAAAGCCCGCAGGAAAGAAACGCCACAGCGTGTCGTTGATCGCGCCGACATCGACCGCGAGGCTGGGCCAAGCGTTTTGGCTGATGGTCAGCATCCCGGGCATCAGAGGCGTGGTGGTGGCGCGCTGGTTCGGCTCGAACCGGCCACCTTGGCCGAGGCCGACGAGGGCGTTCGGCTCCTCCGCTCCGGCGGCGAGGAGGCCCCGCGGGCGGTGATACTTGAAGCTGCGGCCGATCAACCCGACGCCCGCGCCCAGCAGGGCCGAGGCGATGGTGTCGCCCTTGAAGCCGCGCAGGTGCCGCCCGTCAAAGCGGAACGCGGCGCTGTAGGCGCGGTCGATGAGCCGCCCGCCGGTGGCGAGGCGGGACGGGCCGGGGGCGGCGGTGTCGGGTGCCGGAGCGCTCAAATCTGCGTCCTCCAGTTCGGGTGCGCGGCGCGGACCTTGTCGCCGATCTCGTCGCTCGGATGGGCAAGCCGCGCGGGGTAGGTGCCATAGACGACCAGCGTGGCGCTGTCGCGCGCGGCCAGGAACCATTTGCCGCAGCCATAGGCGTGGCGCCAGCGTTCGAGCACCGGACCCTTCTGGTTCTCACGCATGAACAGATAGCCTTCGAAATCCTCGTCGCTCGAGCCGGGGCCATGGCGCTTCAGATGCGCCTCGCCGCCGGGAGCGAACTCGGTTTCCTCGGCGGTGACGCCGCACAGGGGGCAGGTGAGGATCAGCATCGGGATACCTTGGCGGGGGCGGTCTGCGGGCGGGGCATGGGGGCCGGTCGGGCGGGGGGCGTCATTTCGGCGGCAGCGCGGCGGTAAACCTGGCCGCGAGGCCGGTCAGCCGGGCGAGGCTTTCGGGATCGGCCCATGCTGTCTCGTCGGCGCGAATATAGCCGCCCATCCGCCGGCCCGACATCTCGATGAGGCCGACGCCAGGGACGGTCATCGCTTCGGCTACGGCCTCCTTGCCAATGCGCAGCATCACGCCCCGGTCGCTGGCGCCGCCGATCATGTTGCCATGGAGGATAAAGCAGATCGCGCCGAACATCGGCTTTTCCTGTAACTGCGTGCCACGCGGCAGATGCGCCAGCAGGGCATCGCGCAGCAGATCCTCGACCTCCGGATCGCGCGCCATCAGTGCGCCACCGGCAGGGTTGCGAGGTCAGCCGGACGCGGAATAGAACAAATCAAGAACTCACTCCCATAGCGAGGATCAAGATGTCCCATCAATACCCTCTCTGCTACCGGATCGAGGATGCGCGCTACAGAGAACTGATGGCCCGGCGCTCGGCCTACGCGGCCGAATGCGCGTTTGCATCTGCGACGCGGGCCGTCGATGCGGCGTCCGGAGGGGATGCCGATGCTGCCGCGCTGCGCGAGATGTTCCGGCGGCAACACATCGTTTGGGCCAGTCGCGCCTCCTATCTGGCCGAGCTGGAAGACGATTGCTTCCGCTTTCCCGAGGACAGGCGCTAGAGGGTTGCAGCAGGACATCAGTGCGCCACCCCGGCGGCGACGCTTTCGTCGATGAAGCGGCCTTCGCGAAAGCGGTTCATGCCGAATGCTTCGGCCAGCGGGCCGGGGGTGCCCTTGGCGACCAGTTCGGCCATGGCCCAGCCGCTTCCGGGGATCGCCTTGAAGCCGCCGGTGCCCCAGCCGCAGTTGACGAAGATGTTGCCGACCGGCGTGGTCGACAGGATCGGCGAGCGATCACCGGTCATGTCCACGATCCCGCCCCATTGCCGCAGCATCTTGAGGCGCGAGATCATCGGGAAGGTCTCGATCAGCGCTCGCACGGTCTCCTCGACGTGGTGCCAGCTGCCGCGCTGAGTGTAGTTCACAAAGCCGTCCGTGCCGCCGCCGATCACCATCTCGCCCTTGTCGGATTGCGACAGGTAACCGTGGACGGTGTTGGCCATGACCACCACGTCCATGCAGGGCTTGATCGGCTCTGACACAAGGGCCTGCAAGGCCATGCTCTCGATTGGCAAGCGAAATCCGGCCATGTCTGCCAGCACGGTCGAATGGCCGGCGGCGACCAGCACCAGCTTGTCGCAGCCGATCTCGCCCCGTGTGGTGCGGATGCCGGTCACCGCGCCGCTTGCGGTGTCGATGCCTGTCACCTCGCAGTTCTGGATGATGTCCATGCCCATGGCCGAGCAGGCCCGGGCGTAGCCCCAGGCGACGGCGTCGTGCCGGGCGGTGCCGCCACGCTCCTGGTAAAGGCCGCCGAGGACCGGATAGCGCGGCCCGTCGAGGTTGATGATCGGCACCAGTTCCTTGACGCGCGCCGGCTCGATCCACTCGGTTGCGACGCCCTGCAGGTGGTTGGCATAGACGGTGCGCTTGTAGCCGCGCACCTCATGCTCGGTCTGCGCCAGCATGATGAGGCCGCGCGGGCTGAACATGACGTTGTAGTTCAGGTCCTGCGACAGGTCCTCGTACAGCTTCAGCGACTTGTCATAGATCGCGGCAGAGGGGTCCTGCAGGTAGTTGCTGCGAATGATGGTGGTGTTGCGGCCGGTGTTGCCGCCACCCAGCCAGCCCTTTTCCACGATCGCGACATCGGTGATGCCGTGATTCTTGCCGAGGTAATAGGCGGTGGCGAGGCCGTGGCCGCCCGCCCCGACGACGACCACCTGATAGCGCTTTTTCGGGGTGGGATCGGCCCATGCGCGGGTCCAGCCGGTGTGCAGCCGCATCGCCTCGCGAGCGATGGCGAACACGGAATAGCGGCGGGGCCGCGGGCGGGCATCGGTCATCATGTCCCCGGACTAGGTCGTGCACGGCCGTGGCGACCGTCCTGTCCATGGTGTGCCGCGCCTCCAGCGATGCGGCAAGGCGCCAAACGGCATCGGTGGGCGAAATGCGACACGCGCGCCTGCGGGCGTGATTCCCGCCGGGCCGGGACGCACCGCCGGCTGCTGCGGCATCGGATGGCCTTTTGCCGGGCCCGCCAAGGCGCTAGACGGGCGCGTGCGACAAAAGGGGTGACGGCATGCTCTGGGCGATAGCGGCGGCCTTGGCGGGGGTGGTGATGGTGGCGATTGCGGCGCCATTCCTGCGCATGCCCGGCCGGGGCATGGCGGAGGAGGCGGCGCTGCCGGCGGCCGCCTACGACCTGCGCGTCTATCGCAGCCAGTTGGCCGAGGTTGATCGCGACCTCGCTCGTGGCGTCATTCCCGCCGACGAGGCCGAGCGCCTGCGCACCGAGATCGGCCGCAAGGTGCTGGAGGCTGACCGCGCACTGCAGCGCGACGCCGCTGCGGCGGCCCCCGCCCGCCGCGCGCCTCGCGCGCTGGCCGCTGCGGTGGCGCTGGTTGTGTTGGGGGTCGGGGCCTTTGCCCTTTACCAGTGGATCGGCGCGCCGGGCATGCCCGACGATCCCATCGCCCTGCGCACCGCCGAGGCGAACCGCGTCTATGAGGAACGACCGACCCAGGCCGAGGCCGAGGCTGCCGTTGCAGCGCGCCCGCCCGCGCCGTTCATGGTTCCCGATCCCGCCTATAGCCAGCTGATCGAGCAACTGCGCGCGGCCGTGGCCGAGCGTCCGGACGACCCGCAGGGCCTGCGGCTGTTGGCCGAACACGAGGCCCGCCTCGGGAACGTTGCTGCCGGCGCGCGGGCCATGGCTCATCTGAATGCGCTGAACGGTGCCAAGGCCTCGCCCGCCGATCACGCCCAGCTGGCGGCGTTGCTGGTCGATGCCGCTGGGGGCCTGATCACTCGCGAGGCCGAGGCCGAGATTGCGCGCGCCCTGGCCGGCGATTCGAACAACCCGCAGGCGCGCTATCTGCAGGGCCTTCTCTATATCCAGAACCAGCGGCCCGACCGGGCCTTTCCGATCTGGCGCAACCTTCTGGAAACTGCCCCGCCGGGCGCACCCTGGGCCGAGTCGATCCGGCGCGTCATCCCCGATCTCGCGTGGCTCGCCGGCCAGCCAGACTACCAGCCGCCGGCCGCGCCGAGGGGCCCGGCGCTGCCCGGACCCGATGCGGGCGCCGTCGCGGCAGCCGAGGGCATGAGCGACGAGGAGCGCCAGCAGATGATCGCCGGCATGGTCAGCCAGCTCGAGGGTCGCCTTGCCGCCCAGGGCGGGACGCCCGAGGAATGGGCGCGCCTGATCCGCGCGCTGCATGTGCAGGGTAACGACGCCCACGCCGCGGAAATTGCAGCAGAGGCCCGAACCCAATTCGCGGCGGTTCCAGAGGCCTTGGCCCAGATCGAGACCGCCGTGGCAGCGGCCGGGGCGGACGTGCCCGGGCCGGCCGCTTCCACGGGCCCGGCGGCCGCCCGGCAGGGGGCCGCTGGGCCAGGTGCTGCCGCCGCGCCGCGCGCTGCCGCAGGCGGGGCTGGCACCCCATCGGATGCCACCGGAGCGGGCGGCTCCGCAATGGGCGCAACACCTTCGGGCAGCCCCGCAACCACTCCTGCGGGCGGCACCGCACCGTGATCTGCGTCGGGATCGAGGATCTCGCCCCGCTGCTGCCGCGCGCAGGGGGGTTGATCGGGCTGGATCTCGGCACCAAGACCATCGGCGTGGCCGTCAGCGACGGGCTGCGGCAGGTCGCATCGCCCCTGACCGTCATTCGCCGGACCAAGTTCACTCAGGACGCCGCCGCCGTGCTGGCGCTGGTGGCAGAGCGCGGGCTGGCGGGTATCATCCTCGGGCTGCCGCTGAACATGGACGGCAGCGAGGGGCCGCGCGTCCAGTCGACGCGCGCCTTCTCCCGCAACCTGGAACGCCTGACGCCCGTGCCCATCGCCTTCTGGGACGAGCGCCTGTCGACCGTCGCCGCCGAGCGCGCGCTGCTGGAGGGCGACGCCAGCCGCGCCCGCCGCGCGCAGGTCATCGACCAGGTGGCCGCGGGATACATCCTGCAAGGCGCCCTCGACCGGTTGCGCTATTTGGGTGAAAGGCCCAAGCATGACTGACCGTTATTCGCGGCCCTGTCTGGGCGGGCATTGCGCATCCTCCGGACTGACAGTCGCAGCGGGGGGGTGCTGCTCGGTCGTGACCGTGCGAGAGCCTCCTCCGGTGCCCGCTTGCGGCCGGCGTCATTCCTGCGTCACCGCAGAAGAACCCCGCGGGCGTACCCGCTCGCGGCGCTGCTCCCCCACAAAGCCCCCTTGCAGCACCTGCGGCAATCCGTCAGCGTTTCGAAGCCATCGGCAGCGGGGACGTGGATGCAGGCGCAGCGGGCCGGACTCTTGTCGATGCTGGGCGCCTGTTTCATCTGGGGCTCTTCCGCGATCTATTTCAAGGCATTGGTGGGCGTTCCGCCGGGCGAGCTATTGGCCCATCGCATCCTGTGGTCGCTGGCACTGTTCACCGGAATGTTCGCCCTGCAGGGCCGGCTGGGGCATCTGGTTGCGGCCTTGCGCGGGCCGAACCTGAGGCGGATCGCCCTCGCCGCGGTGATGATGGGCTCGAACTGGCTGGTGTTCATCATTGGCGTCTTCAGCGGCCATGTGATGCAGACCAGCCTTGGCTATTACATATTCCCGCTCTTCAGCGTGCTGATCGGCGTGGTGCTGTTTGGCGAGCGCCTGACGCCCCTCCAGATCGTCGCGGTCGGGCTGGCAACGCTGGCGGTGACGATCCTTGCGGTAGGCCTCGGGGTCGCGCCATGGCTCAGCCTTGCCATCGCGGCCACTTTCGCGGTCTACGGCACCATCAAGAAGGGCCTCGACCTGCCGCCGGCGATCTCCGTCGCGGCAGAACTGGCGGTCCTCGCACCCATGGCGGCCGTCTGGCTGATCCTGCGGCCAGAGGGTGGCGGGTTGCCGCTGATGGGGCAGGGGTGGCAGCCGGCGCTGCTGGTTGGCTCCAGCCTGATGACGGCGGTGCCGATGCTGATGTTCA
Coding sequences within it:
- a CDS encoding TfoX/Sxy family protein, which translates into the protein MARDPEVEDLLRDALLAHLPRGTQLQEKPMFGAICFILHGNMIGGASDRGVMLRIGKEAVAEAMTVPGVGLIEMSGRRMGGYIRADETAWADPESLARLTGLAARFTAALPPK
- a CDS encoding sarcosine oxidase subunit delta, which codes for MLILTCPLCGVTAEETEFAPGGEAHLKRHGPGSSDEDFEGYLFMRENQKGPVLERWRHAYGCGKWFLAARDSATLVVYGTYPARLAHPSDEIGDKVRAAHPNWRTQI
- a CDS encoding sarcosine oxidase subunit beta family protein, translating into MTDARPRPRRYSVFAIAREAMRLHTGWTRAWADPTPKKRYQVVVVGAGGHGLATAYYLGKNHGITDVAIVEKGWLGGGNTGRNTTIIRSNYLQDPSAAIYDKSLKLYEDLSQDLNYNVMFSPRGLIMLAQTEHEVRGYKRTVYANHLQGVATEWIEPARVKELVPIINLDGPRYPVLGGLYQERGGTARHDAVAWGYARACSAMGMDIIQNCEVTGIDTASGAVTGIRTTRGEIGCDKLVLVAAGHSTVLADMAGFRLPIESMALQALVSEPIKPCMDVVVMANTVHGYLSQSDKGEMVIGGGTDGFVNYTQRGSWHHVEETVRALIETFPMISRLKMLRQWGGIVDMTGDRSPILSTTPVGNIFVNCGWGTGGFKAIPGSGWAMAELVAKGTPGPLAEAFGMNRFREGRFIDESVAAGVAH
- the rarD gene encoding EamA family transporter RarD, producing the protein MQAQRAGLLSMLGACFIWGSSAIYFKALVGVPPGELLAHRILWSLALFTGMFALQGRLGHLVAALRGPNLRRIALAAVMMGSNWLVFIIGVFSGHVMQTSLGYYIFPLFSVLIGVVLFGERLTPLQIVAVGLATLAVTILAVGLGVAPWLSLAIAATFAVYGTIKKGLDLPPAISVAAELAVLAPMAAVWLILRPEGGGLPLMGQGWQPALLVGSSLMTAVPMLMFTFAARRLDLATVGLLQYVNPTLQFLTATLWFREPFTRWHLIAFPLIWLALGLYSAAALHRRRALPGTRARL
- the ccmI gene encoding c-type cytochrome biogenesis protein CcmI, producing the protein MLWAIAAALAGVVMVAIAAPFLRMPGRGMAEEAALPAAAYDLRVYRSQLAEVDRDLARGVIPADEAERLRTEIGRKVLEADRALQRDAAAAAPARRAPRALAAAVALVVLGVGAFALYQWIGAPGMPDDPIALRTAEANRVYEERPTQAEAEAAVAARPPAPFMVPDPAYSQLIEQLRAAVAERPDDPQGLRLLAEHEARLGNVAAGARAMAHLNALNGAKASPADHAQLAALLVDAAGGLITREAEAEIARALAGDSNNPQARYLQGLLYIQNQRPDRAFPIWRNLLETAPPGAPWAESIRRVIPDLAWLAGQPDYQPPAAPRGPALPGPDAGAVAAAEGMSDEERQQMIAGMVSQLEGRLAAQGGTPEEWARLIRALHVQGNDAHAAEIAAEARTQFAAVPEALAQIETAVAAAGADVPGPAASTGPAAARQGAAGPGAAAAPRAAAGGAGTPSDATGAGGSAMGATPSGSPATTPAGGTAP
- the ruvX gene encoding Holliday junction resolvase RuvX; this translates as MICVGIEDLAPLLPRAGGLIGLDLGTKTIGVAVSDGLRQVASPLTVIRRTKFTQDAAAVLALVAERGLAGIILGLPLNMDGSEGPRVQSTRAFSRNLERLTPVPIAFWDERLSTVAAERALLEGDASRARRAQVIDQVAAGYILQGALDRLRYLGERPKHD